A single genomic interval of Litoreibacter ponti harbors:
- a CDS encoding OmpA family protein — translation MLKSTSSIAIIAVMALGLSACGKSQQVFESEAGGYLDEGGFGNPTMTNTLINNGDLSVAESLGRRFEADVNTQVNFEFGSAELDANARAALLEQANWIRQFPEVTFRVYGHTDLVGSAASNKALGLRRAEAAVHFLTSQGISRSRLEALASFGETRPIIVTENPERRNRRTVTEVSGFVKGHPMLLDGKYGVLVQREYVQTAKSEETLARERIVQ, via the coding sequence ATGCTTAAGTCCACTTCTTCGATCGCCATCATCGCCGTAATGGCACTGGGCCTGTCGGCTTGCGGGAAATCGCAGCAGGTCTTCGAAAGCGAGGCCGGCGGGTATCTGGACGAGGGTGGCTTCGGCAACCCCACCATGACCAACACGCTGATCAACAATGGCGATCTGAGCGTGGCCGAAAGCCTTGGCCGCCGTTTCGAGGCCGATGTGAACACGCAAGTGAACTTCGAGTTTGGCTCCGCCGAGCTCGATGCCAACGCCCGCGCAGCTCTGCTGGAGCAGGCAAACTGGATCCGTCAGTTCCCGGAAGTCACCTTCCGTGTCTACGGCCACACCGATCTTGTCGGCTCCGCCGCGTCGAACAAGGCGCTCGGATTGCGCCGGGCCGAGGCCGCGGTGCATTTCCTGACAAGCCAGGGCATCAGCCGGTCCCGCCTCGAGGCGCTCGCCTCCTTCGGCGAGACCCGACCGATCATCGTCACCGAGAACCCGGAGCGTCGCAACCGCCGCACCGTGACCGAGGTTTCGGGCTTCGTTAAGGGCCATCCGATGCTGCTTGACGGCAAATACGGTGTCCTGGTTCAGCGTGAATACGTGCAGACCGCGAAGAGCGAAGAAACCCTCGCAAGAGAGCGGATCGTCCAGTAA
- the cpaB gene encoding Flp pilus assembly protein CpaB, with protein sequence MRLVFGLVLVMGVALAGFAAYMAKNRFDQYQAKVAAQEKLLQSNVPLEAVFTVKRQMAYGETLTKEDVQIVAWPNNAIPEGAFQEGEELFPISGELRTVLRVMEKDEAVMTSKVTEPGEDAGVSSRLAKGMRAFALRVDVSSGVSGFLRPGDHVDVYWTGDSRGREVTKLIDTRLKLLAVDQIADGDRSAPTIARTVTVAATPTQVGALAQAQSSGRLSLSLVGAGDDTEVAAVEVDQNQLLGIREEQAVEAVEERVCTIKTRRGAEVIEIPIACQD encoded by the coding sequence ATGCGTTTGGTATTCGGGCTGGTATTGGTGATGGGGGTCGCGCTTGCGGGCTTCGCCGCCTACATGGCCAAAAACAGATTTGATCAATATCAGGCCAAGGTGGCCGCTCAGGAAAAGCTGCTGCAAAGCAACGTACCGCTCGAAGCGGTCTTCACCGTCAAGCGTCAGATGGCGTATGGCGAGACACTGACCAAGGAAGACGTGCAAATCGTCGCTTGGCCCAACAACGCCATTCCGGAAGGCGCGTTCCAGGAGGGCGAGGAACTGTTCCCGATCTCTGGCGAGTTGCGCACCGTTCTGCGTGTGATGGAGAAAGACGAAGCCGTGATGACCTCCAAGGTCACCGAGCCGGGCGAAGATGCGGGGGTTTCCTCGCGCCTTGCCAAGGGCATGCGCGCCTTCGCGCTGCGGGTTGATGTATCGTCCGGCGTGTCCGGCTTCCTGCGCCCGGGTGACCATGTGGACGTCTACTGGACGGGCGACAGCCGCGGCCGGGAGGTCACCAAGCTGATCGACACCCGGCTGAAGCTGCTGGCCGTCGACCAAATCGCAGATGGTGATCGCTCTGCCCCGACAATCGCACGGACCGTGACCGTCGCGGCAACACCGACCCAGGTGGGTGCGTTGGCGCAAGCACAGTCCTCCGGCCGCCTGTCCCTGTCGCTGGTTGGTGCCGGTGACGATACCGAAGTAGCCGCGGTTGAAGTGGACCAAAATCAGCTTCTTGGCATCCGCGAAGAGCAGGCCGTCGAGGCGGTCGAAGAGCGGGTCTGCACCATCAAGACCCGCAGAGGCGCCGAGGTCATCGAGATCCCGATCGCCTGTCAGGACTAA
- a CDS encoding type II secretion system F family protein has product MQYLDQINALLVEKFGDLGPLLAVGLFGVVLVLVTLPTMLKKQKDPLDRIREEAKRSGGRAKSGEAQALRQKSGTDKLDKFANFLEPQDVEELKGMKLKLLQAGYKGKSAVRTFHFMQFALGLLFLTLGLLYVLILGDDMETRDLILAIVIPGGAGYYLPKYWIERRRQERQAEIESGFPDSLDLMLVCVEAGQALDQSIIRVAAEIRAGYPALADEFEAVANEMKAGKDRITVLRDMAERAGVPDVSSFVTVLIQSTSFGTSIADALRVYASEMRDKRVMRAEEKANVLPTKLTLGTMMFCLPPLLIILIGPSIYDIYKNLNGG; this is encoded by the coding sequence ATGCAGTATCTTGATCAGATCAATGCCCTGCTCGTCGAAAAATTCGGCGATCTCGGCCCCTTGCTCGCAGTCGGCCTGTTCGGTGTGGTGCTGGTGCTCGTCACCCTGCCCACCATGCTCAAGAAGCAAAAGGACCCGCTAGACCGCATCCGCGAAGAGGCCAAACGCTCCGGCGGGCGCGCGAAAAGCGGCGAAGCCCAGGCCCTGCGCCAGAAAAGCGGGACGGACAAGCTAGACAAGTTTGCCAACTTCCTGGAACCACAGGATGTCGAAGAGCTCAAAGGCATGAAGCTGAAGCTTCTGCAGGCGGGCTACAAGGGCAAAAGCGCGGTTCGTACATTCCACTTCATGCAATTCGCGCTCGGGTTGTTATTTCTGACGCTCGGTCTTCTGTACGTGCTGATCCTCGGCGACGATATGGAAACGCGCGACCTGATCCTTGCGATCGTCATCCCCGGCGGAGCTGGCTACTACCTGCCGAAATACTGGATCGAGCGGCGTCGCCAAGAGCGTCAGGCCGAAATCGAAAGCGGGTTCCCGGACAGTCTCGACCTGATGCTGGTTTGCGTCGAAGCCGGTCAGGCCCTCGATCAGTCGATCATCCGCGTGGCGGCCGAGATCCGCGCGGGCTACCCCGCGCTGGCCGACGAGTTCGAAGCAGTCGCCAACGAGATGAAGGCCGGCAAGGACCGCATCACGGTGCTGCGCGACATGGCAGAACGCGCCGGCGTGCCGGACGTGTCCAGCTTTGTGACCGTGCTGATCCAATCGACTAGCTTTGGTACATCCATCGCCGACGCCCTGCGGGTCTACGCGTCCGAGATGCGTGACAAACGCGTGATGCGGGCCGAAGAGAAGGCCAACGTGTTGCCCACCAAGCTCACGCTGGGCACGATGATGTTCTGCCTGCCGCCCCTTTTGATCATTTTGATTGGGCCGTCGATCTACGACATCTATAAAAACCTCAACGGTGGCTGA
- a CDS encoding CpaF family protein, with product MRKPGSEKAVSAADGLAQDKELKRRQRLEEVRSELHHRLLDNLNLSALENAPEAELKSEIVEICAEGLEEMAIILTKEERQTLHAELFDEVTGLGPLEPLLKDDTVNDILVNGPNRVFVERDGKLSLTNTRFKDEKHLLRIIDKIVSAVGRRVDESNPYVDARLKDGSRFNAMVPPIAVDGSLVSIRKFKKEKLGIDDLVKFGAFSEEMAAYLQAAVACRLNVIVSGGTGSGKTTTLNALSSFIDNSERILTIEDTAELQLQQVHVGRMESRPANVEGKGAVSQRDCLRNALRMRPDRIIVGETRGEEVIDMLQAMNTGHDGSMTTIHANSARDGVSRLENMIAMAGIEMPIKAVRAQISSAVNLIVQASRLQDGSRRMVSITEITGMEGDVISMQEVFRYQRLGLQPDGKIIGQFTPTGVRSHYSERFKQWGYDLPASIYEPVAAE from the coding sequence ATGCGCAAACCCGGGTCGGAGAAAGCGGTAAGCGCCGCAGACGGCCTGGCGCAGGATAAAGAGCTCAAGCGCCGCCAGCGCCTTGAAGAAGTGCGCTCGGAACTGCACCATCGTTTGCTTGACAACCTCAATCTGTCCGCGCTTGAAAATGCGCCCGAGGCAGAGCTGAAATCCGAGATTGTCGAAATCTGTGCCGAAGGTCTCGAAGAGATGGCGATCATCCTCACCAAGGAGGAACGCCAAACCCTGCATGCGGAGCTGTTTGACGAAGTGACGGGGCTTGGGCCCCTTGAGCCACTTCTGAAGGACGACACCGTTAACGATATTCTGGTGAACGGCCCCAACCGCGTGTTCGTGGAACGCGACGGTAAGCTGTCGCTCACCAACACCCGCTTCAAGGACGAAAAGCACCTGCTGCGGATCATCGACAAGATCGTGTCCGCCGTGGGTCGTCGCGTTGATGAATCGAACCCTTACGTGGACGCCCGCCTGAAAGACGGCTCGCGTTTCAACGCCATGGTTCCGCCGATCGCGGTGGACGGCTCGCTGGTCTCCATTCGTAAGTTCAAGAAAGAAAAGCTCGGCATCGACGACTTGGTGAAGTTCGGCGCGTTCTCTGAAGAGATGGCTGCCTATCTGCAAGCCGCAGTCGCCTGCCGCCTGAACGTTATCGTCTCCGGCGGTACGGGCTCTGGTAAGACGACCACGCTCAATGCGCTGTCTTCCTTCATCGATAACTCCGAGCGCATCCTGACGATCGAGGATACGGCGGAACTTCAGCTTCAGCAGGTCCATGTCGGCCGGATGGAAAGCCGCCCCGCCAACGTGGAAGGCAAAGGCGCTGTGTCCCAGCGCGACTGTCTGCGCAACGCTCTGCGGATGCGTCCTGACCGCATCATCGTGGGTGAGACGCGTGGCGAGGAAGTGATCGACATGCTGCAGGCCATGAACACTGGCCACGACGGCTCGATGACCACGATCCACGCGAACTCGGCCCGGGACGGCGTGTCCCGCCTCGAAAACATGATCGCGATGGCCGGCATCGAGATGCCGATCAAGGCAGTACGCGCCCAGATTTCGTCGGCTGTGAACCTGATCGTGCAGGCCTCGCGTCTGCAGGACGGCTCGCGCCGCATGGTCTCGATCACCGAGATCACCGGCATGGAAGGCGACGTGATCTCCATGCAGGAGGTCTTCCGTTACCAGCGGCTCGGGCTGCAGCCGGACGGCAAGATCATCGGCCAATTCACACCCACGGGCGTGCGCTCGCACTATTCAGAACGCTTCAAGCAGTGGGGCTACGACCTTCCTGCATCAATTTATGAGCCAGTGGCAGCGGAGTAA
- a CDS encoding type II and III secretion system protein family protein, which produces MKLKQYLCAGLFGLALVSFVPGTGFSQNLSVTNQSTARKLNVPVNSAVVVESDIPFAELSVANPAIADIATLSDRTIYVLGKSPGRTTLTLLGPDGRLITNVSVRVSPDISEFKERLREILPGENIEVRTANDGLVLSGTVSSITKLDRALDLAERYAPEAVSNLMSVGGTQQVMLKVRFAEMRRSVSKDLSASLGFQTGAGSNFGANGFTNTLQTGGNQAGSLGAGGQAGSVTSSRERNGVFSFGFGSGSLRALVVLEALEEKGLVRTLAEPNLTALSGQEATFLAGGEYPIPISDDGSVTISYRPFGVELKFTPTVLDQDIINLKLDTAVSGLDPTVVVQNDGFTVNAFSKRASSTVVEMRDGESFAIAGLLEDDFRDVAGQVPWLGDIPVLGALFRSANYERRQSELVVIVTAHLVSPSRGDGLVVSTDRVRPPSERDFFLNGKVAQEVRSRRSPTGEVARQDYSGSYGYVLE; this is translated from the coding sequence ATGAAATTGAAGCAGTATCTTTGCGCAGGCCTATTCGGTCTCGCACTCGTATCTTTCGTGCCGGGAACCGGGTTCTCACAAAACCTCTCCGTCACCAATCAATCGACAGCTCGCAAACTCAATGTCCCGGTCAACAGCGCCGTGGTCGTCGAGAGCGACATCCCCTTCGCGGAACTCTCCGTGGCCAACCCGGCCATCGCAGACATCGCGACCCTGTCGGATCGCACTATATATGTGTTGGGCAAAAGCCCCGGCCGCACGACATTGACGCTGCTTGGCCCCGATGGGCGCCTGATCACCAATGTCTCCGTTCGCGTCTCCCCCGACATCTCCGAATTCAAGGAGCGCCTTCGCGAGATCTTGCCCGGCGAAAACATCGAAGTCCGCACCGCCAATGATGGCCTGGTGCTTTCCGGCACTGTCTCCTCGATCACCAAGCTGGATCGCGCGCTTGATCTGGCCGAGCGCTACGCACCGGAAGCCGTCTCCAACCTGATGAGCGTAGGTGGCACCCAGCAGGTTATGCTGAAAGTGCGCTTCGCAGAGATGCGCCGCTCGGTCTCCAAAGATCTGTCGGCCTCGCTCGGCTTCCAGACCGGCGCCGGAAGCAATTTCGGGGCCAACGGTTTCACCAACACCCTGCAGACGGGCGGAAACCAGGCCGGTTCGCTTGGCGCTGGCGGTCAAGCCGGTAGTGTGACGTCCAGCCGCGAGCGCAACGGTGTCTTCTCCTTCGGCTTCGGCAGCGGCAGCCTTCGCGCCCTTGTTGTTCTGGAAGCTCTTGAAGAAAAAGGACTTGTTCGCACTCTTGCAGAGCCGAACCTGACTGCATTGTCCGGCCAGGAGGCAACCTTCCTTGCAGGTGGTGAATACCCGATCCCGATCAGCGATGACGGCTCGGTGACGATCAGCTACCGCCCCTTCGGTGTGGAGCTCAAGTTCACCCCGACGGTGCTGGACCAGGACATCATCAACCTCAAGCTCGACACGGCCGTCTCCGGCCTTGATCCAACGGTTGTGGTCCAGAATGACGGCTTCACCGTGAATGCGTTCTCGAAGCGTGCCTCGTCCACTGTGGTTGAGATGCGTGATGGGGAAAGCTTCGCCATCGCAGGTCTTCTCGAAGACGACTTCCGCGACGTGGCCGGTCAGGTTCCGTGGCTGGGCGACATCCCGGTTCTGGGTGCCTTGTTCCGCTCCGCCAACTACGAGCGGCGGCAGTCCGAGCTTGTGGTCATCGTGACCGCGCATCTCGTCTCGCCAAGCCGCGGCGACGGGCTTGTCGTCTCCACCGACCGCGTGCGCCCGCCCAGCGAGCGTGACTTCTTCCTTAACGGCAAGGTGGCGCAAGAAGTGCGCTCCCGCCGCTCCCCCACCGGCGAAGTGGCCCGCCAAGACTATTCGGGCTCTTACGGCTACGTTCTGGAGTAA
- a CDS encoding AAA family ATPase, giving the protein MTSSVALQTEPAPIAACTVARDVQNFDLLIEDMETEMGEGWGDLNFDDAAAYLNQPDASELKFIAVAVDTHDEDNLTKVGDIIGRAKELGIKVILIAEDVSPIALHQLLKLGADDFVPYPLPEGALHDSIERVSKPEPEPVVEQVENDAPRAPQATGKIGTLDGVILPVHGLAGGCGASTFAVNLAWELATTEKKSTARVCLLDLDFQFGSASTYLDLPRREAVLEMLSDIDAMDDDAFKATLLTFNDKIQVLTAPSDMIPLDMIGPEEIEKLVATAQRNFDYVVIDMPSTLVQWTETVLGMAHVYFGMMELDLRSAQNTLRMVRALKAEDLPYEKIRYVMNRAPKFTDLAGKSRAKRMAESLDIDVELHLPDGGKQVAQSCDHGLPLAETASKNPLRKEIAKLAKSLHDVNQAEEAG; this is encoded by the coding sequence ATGACGAGTAGTGTAGCATTACAGACCGAACCGGCCCCGATCGCCGCCTGTACCGTCGCCCGCGACGTGCAGAACTTCGATCTTCTGATCGAAGATATGGAAACGGAGATGGGCGAAGGCTGGGGCGATCTCAACTTCGACGACGCCGCCGCGTATCTGAACCAGCCCGACGCATCGGAGCTCAAGTTCATCGCGGTGGCCGTCGACACACATGACGAAGACAACCTGACCAAGGTCGGTGACATCATCGGCCGCGCCAAGGAGCTTGGCATCAAGGTGATCCTGATCGCCGAGGATGTCTCGCCCATCGCGCTCCACCAACTGCTGAAGCTCGGGGCCGACGACTTCGTCCCCTACCCGCTTCCGGAAGGCGCGCTGCACGACTCGATCGAGCGTGTCAGCAAACCCGAACCAGAACCCGTGGTTGAGCAGGTCGAAAACGACGCACCGCGCGCGCCTCAAGCCACCGGCAAGATCGGCACGCTCGATGGTGTGATCCTTCCCGTCCACGGCCTGGCCGGTGGCTGCGGCGCATCAACCTTCGCGGTGAACCTCGCGTGGGAGCTGGCCACGACGGAGAAGAAATCGACCGCTCGCGTCTGCTTGCTGGACCTTGATTTCCAGTTCGGATCAGCGTCGACCTATCTCGACCTGCCCCGCCGCGAGGCGGTGCTGGAGATGCTGTCAGACATTGATGCAATGGACGACGATGCGTTCAAGGCCACTTTGTTGACCTTCAACGATAAGATCCAGGTGCTGACCGCGCCCTCCGACATGATCCCGCTGGATATGATCGGGCCCGAAGAAATCGAAAAACTGGTCGCAACGGCGCAGCGCAACTTCGATTATGTCGTAATCGACATGCCGTCGACACTGGTGCAGTGGACCGAAACCGTACTTGGCATGGCCCATGTCTACTTCGGCATGATGGAGCTGGATCTGCGCTCCGCGCAAAACACGCTACGCATGGTCCGCGCGCTCAAGGCAGAAGACCTGCCCTACGAGAAAATCCGCTATGTGATGAACCGCGCGCCGAAGTTCACCGATCTGGCTGGCAAGAGCCGCGCGAAGCGCATGGCGGAAAGCCTTGATATCGATGTCGAGCTGCATCTGCCCGATGGCGGCAAGCAAGTCGCGCAAAGCTGCGATCACGGGCTCCCCCTTGCGGAGACCGCAAGCAAGAACCCGCTGCGCAAGGAAATCGCCAAGCTCGCCAAGTCCCTGCATGACGTCAACCAGGCCGAAGAGGCCGGGTAA
- a CDS encoding lytic transglycosylase domain-containing protein: protein MGLSLGFSAQAESHKPAFGGNFTFKKLAPPKPGAKKRINIQIEPVPETSAKPKPDSKTGARASSDLDWFWQAVSPSISASGPGRFTQAVESLTKAPTGKAVRAPRLDNMQSIASSHGTTILIETLNKKISPAFVLAVISVESGGRVAAESNKGAQGLMQLIPDTAARFGVTDSTDPVQNIKGGVAYLEWLMNEFDGDPILALAGYNAGENAVKKHGGVPPFAETRAYVPKVLAAWKVARGMCLTPPELVSDGCVFRTKG, encoded by the coding sequence ATGGGTCTTTCCTTGGGGTTTTCCGCGCAAGCGGAGAGCCATAAGCCCGCTTTTGGCGGCAATTTCACGTTCAAAAAGCTTGCGCCTCCGAAGCCTGGCGCGAAGAAACGCATCAATATCCAGATTGAGCCGGTGCCAGAGACATCGGCCAAGCCAAAACCGGACAGCAAGACGGGCGCGCGCGCCAGCTCCGATCTGGATTGGTTTTGGCAGGCGGTCTCGCCGAGCATCTCCGCAAGTGGACCGGGCCGATTCACGCAAGCGGTCGAAAGCCTCACCAAGGCCCCGACCGGCAAGGCCGTGCGCGCGCCGCGTCTTGATAATATGCAAAGCATCGCGTCTTCCCATGGCACCACGATCCTGATCGAGACGCTGAACAAGAAAATCTCGCCTGCGTTCGTGTTAGCCGTCATCTCCGTCGAATCCGGAGGGCGGGTGGCCGCGGAAAGCAACAAGGGCGCACAAGGGCTCATGCAACTTATCCCGGACACTGCCGCACGCTTCGGCGTCACCGACAGCACTGACCCCGTGCAGAACATCAAGGGTGGGGTCGCGTATCTTGAGTGGCTCATGAATGAATTCGACGGCGACCCGATCTTGGCGCTTGCTGGCTACAACGCGGGCGAGAACGCGGTGAAGAAGCACGGCGGTGTGCCGCCCTTCGCCGAGACGCGGGCCTATGTACCCAAGGTGCTGGCCGCGTGGAAGGTGGCCCGAGGCATGTGCCTCACCCCGCCAGAGCTGGTGTCAGACGGCTGCGTCTTCCGCACGAAGGGCTGA
- a CDS encoding tetratricopeptide repeat protein, protein MRHMKTGMLCLISVIALTACEKRENGEFSKTLKNVNVIDESNLNDIMLSVADPNEAVTYFQRATRENPDRLDLQRGLGKSLLRAKRATEASVILGKIVQHEEATNDDRIDYANALIREGKWKEAEKALDAVPPTFETFERYRLEAIIADTNKEWKKADSFYQTAVGLTTTPASVLNNWGYSKLSRGDYVEAERLFGEAITYDPSLFTAKNNMVLARGARKNYRLPIIQVSQTERAQLLHTMALTAIKQGDVEVGKDLLGQAIETHPQHFEAAIRSLRTLES, encoded by the coding sequence ATGCGCCACATGAAGACAGGCATGCTGTGCCTAATCAGCGTGATTGCCCTGACCGCGTGCGAGAAACGCGAAAACGGCGAATTCAGCAAAACACTGAAGAATGTCAACGTGATCGATGAGAGCAATCTCAACGACATCATGCTCAGCGTGGCCGATCCGAACGAGGCGGTGACCTATTTCCAGCGCGCGACGCGCGAAAACCCCGACCGCCTGGACCTGCAGCGCGGATTGGGCAAATCGCTGCTGCGTGCCAAGCGCGCCACCGAGGCAAGCGTGATCTTGGGCAAAATCGTCCAGCACGAAGAGGCCACGAATGACGACCGCATCGATTACGCCAACGCGCTGATCCGCGAGGGCAAGTGGAAAGAGGCCGAAAAGGCGCTCGACGCGGTCCCACCCACCTTTGAAACCTTTGAGCGCTACCGGCTCGAGGCGATCATCGCCGACACCAACAAGGAATGGAAAAAGGCGGACAGCTTCTACCAGACCGCCGTTGGCCTGACCACGACCCCCGCCTCCGTCCTGAACAACTGGGGTTACTCGAAACTGTCGCGCGGCGACTATGTCGAGGCAGAGCGGCTCTTTGGCGAAGCGATCACCTACGATCCCAGTCTGTTCACCGCAAAGAACAATATGGTTCTCGCCCGCGGCGCGCGGAAGAACTACCGCCTGCCGATCATTCAGGTCTCGCAGACCGAACGCGCGCAATTGCTGCACACGATGGCGCTGACCGCCATCAAGCAAGGCGATGTCGAGGTCGGGAAGGACCTGTTGGGGCAAGCCATCGAGACCCATCCGCAGCATTTCGAGGCCGCGATCCGCTCGCTCCGCACTCTGGAGAGCTAA
- a CDS encoding tetratricopeptide repeat protein: MLAACEPSTPSFDEGAGPFPPTGDVSREASVDGLIVGHRLMAAGQYELALKAYFRAAGEQGINVDVLSALGSANLKLGRLGQSEDLLRRAIKEDQTFVPAWNNLGVVLMERGKTGEASRVFKTAFALDSGKSDEIRENLRRALAKIENPAYSEEKEDGAFDLVRRGNGRYLILQAP; encoded by the coding sequence ATGCTCGCGGCCTGCGAGCCTTCCACCCCCTCGTTTGACGAGGGGGCTGGACCGTTTCCGCCGACCGGAGATGTCTCTCGCGAGGCCAGTGTCGACGGGCTGATCGTGGGCCACCGCCTGATGGCCGCGGGCCAATATGAGCTAGCGCTGAAGGCCTATTTCCGCGCGGCGGGCGAGCAAGGGATCAACGTGGATGTGCTGAGCGCCCTTGGCTCTGCAAACCTGAAACTGGGCCGCCTGGGCCAAAGCGAGGACCTGCTGAGACGCGCGATCAAGGAGGACCAGACCTTCGTTCCCGCTTGGAACAATCTGGGCGTCGTGCTGATGGAACGCGGCAAGACCGGCGAGGCCAGTCGCGTCTTCAAAACGGCCTTCGCGCTCGATAGTGGCAAATCTGACGAAATCCGCGAAAACCTGCGCCGCGCGCTCGCAAAAATCGAGAACCCGGCCTATAGTGAAGAAAAAGAAGACGGAGCTTTCGACTTGGTGCGACGCGGCAACGGCCGCTACCTGATCCTTCAGGCGCCTTGA
- a CDS encoding type II secretion system F family protein — MEISFEPLLYGIIFVAVLMLIEGVYLVVFGKSISLNSKVNRRLDMIQKGGSREKVLDQLRKEMNQHMNSGGIPLYSMLADKALRANIAFSPMALIAMMFVLAGVIFAILSQMTEAAAPVRGLIALVMGIGAVYVWVNNKCKKRMEMIEEQLPDAIELMVRSLRVGHPFSSAINIVAKEVADPLGTEFGVIADESAYGRDVSESLKHLAERMDMQDLRFLAVAVTIQQTSGGNLAEILHGLSQVIRARFKLFRRVKAITAEAKWSGMFLSVFPLLALVGINVMEPDYYTEVKDTEFFIPACIVVGVFLVVNVVFMRIMVNIKV; from the coding sequence ATGGAAATCAGTTTCGAGCCGCTTCTCTACGGCATTATCTTCGTCGCAGTGCTGATGCTGATCGAAGGCGTCTACCTCGTCGTATTCGGCAAATCCATCAGCCTGAACAGCAAGGTGAACCGCCGCCTGGACATGATCCAGAAGGGCGGATCACGCGAAAAGGTGCTCGACCAGCTCCGCAAAGAGATGAACCAGCATATGAATTCGGGCGGGATCCCGCTCTATTCAATGCTGGCCGACAAGGCGCTGCGCGCCAACATCGCGTTCTCGCCCATGGCGCTGATCGCGATGATGTTCGTGCTGGCCGGCGTGATCTTTGCGATCTTGTCCCAGATGACCGAGGCCGCCGCCCCCGTACGCGGCCTGATCGCCCTCGTGATGGGCATCGGCGCTGTCTATGTCTGGGTCAATAACAAGTGCAAGAAGCGCATGGAAATGATCGAGGAGCAGCTGCCCGACGCGATTGAGCTGATGGTGCGAAGCTTGCGCGTGGGACACCCGTTCTCGTCTGCCATCAACATCGTCGCCAAGGAGGTCGCCGACCCGCTTGGCACCGAATTCGGCGTCATCGCCGACGAAAGCGCCTATGGCCGAGATGTCTCCGAGAGCTTGAAACACCTTGCCGAACGCATGGACATGCAGGATCTGCGCTTCCTTGCGGTGGCCGTGACGATCCAGCAGACCTCCGGTGGTAACCTCGCAGAAATTCTCCACGGCTTGTCCCAGGTGATCCGCGCCCGCTTCAAGCTGTTCCGTCGCGTGAAAGCGATCACGGCCGAGGCAAAATGGTCCGGCATGTTCTTGTCGGTGTTCCCGCTTCTGGCGCTGGTCGGCATCAACGTGATGGAACCTGACTACTACACCGAAGTGAAGGACACCGAGTTCTTCATCCCTGCCTGTATCGTCGTGGGCGTCTTCCTTGTGGTGAACGTCGTGTTCATGCGCATCATGGTTAATATTAAGGTCTAA
- a CDS encoding Flp family type IVb pilin: protein MKALIKNFAADESGAVTVDWVVLTAAIVGLGIAVMASVSDGLEDLSGDIETQLTSQGISTTF, encoded by the coding sequence ATGAAAGCTCTAATCAAAAACTTCGCCGCTGACGAATCTGGCGCCGTGACCGTTGACTGGGTTGTGCTGACTGCTGCAATCGTTGGTCTGGGCATCGCCGTTATGGCTTCCGTCTCCGACGGTCTGGAAGACCTGTCCGGCGACATCGAGACTCAGCTGACCAGCCAGGGCATCTCGACCACCTTCTAA
- a CDS encoding A24 family peptidase, which produces MSSFALWALIPALPIAIWVAWSDLARMKIPNKAVLALLAVFVVVGVITLPLEVYLWRFAHIAVVLALGFVMSITGLVGAGDAKFAAAMAPFVAVSQATNMMAIFAAAVILTFVLHRLARVSPLRRLVPEWESWERTRDFPMGVPLAVSLIVYLGLSVAA; this is translated from the coding sequence ATGAGCAGCTTCGCGCTTTGGGCGCTGATCCCGGCCCTGCCGATCGCAATCTGGGTCGCGTGGAGCGACCTCGCCCGCATGAAAATCCCAAACAAGGCCGTTCTGGCTCTGTTGGCGGTCTTCGTCGTGGTCGGCGTGATCACCCTGCCGCTTGAAGTCTATCTCTGGCGCTTCGCCCATATCGCCGTCGTGCTTGCCTTGGGCTTCGTGATGAGCATCACCGGCCTAGTCGGCGCGGGCGATGCCAAGTTCGCGGCTGCGATGGCCCCCTTCGTGGCGGTATCGCAAGCAACCAACATGATGGCAATATTCGCAGCCGCCGTGATCCTGACCTTTGTGCTCCACCGCTTGGCACGCGTCTCCCCCCTGCGCCGCCTTGTCCCCGAATGGGAAAGCTGGGAGCGCACGCGGGACTTCCCGATGGGCGTCCCCCTCGCCGTCAGCCTGATCGTCTACCTGGGTCTTTCAGTCGCCGCCTAG